GCGGATGGATGTGCTGTTCCAAGCTCCGCAGTTTCACGTCACCATTTCCGCCGCGAGCGTGCACGCGCTAGCCACAGTGGAGTGGGTGGACACCGACGAGCTGTGGGCCACAGGCGTGGTGGATGTAGAAACGGTGTACGTCCACCACATCGGTGCCCCCGCGCGCCTAGACGTCGATGCGCTACGTCCCCTGGCCCTGGGCATCGGCGAGGTGGACGAGGACAGGGTGGGCGCGCACGACGCGGTGCTCTCCCTCGGTGGACGGTGCCTGAACACGCTGTTCGATGCCGCAGTGCTTGGCCTCGTGCCAAACATCCCGGGGCAGCACGGCCCGCACAACGGCTGCAGTCACACCCGTGACCAGCTGTTCGTGGTGGATGTCTGCGCCACTGGTGTCACGCTGCTGCGCACAACCGCCACGCAGCGTGAGACGGTGCATGTGGCGCTTCCGCGCCCGGCACTCGATTTCCTAGACTTGGCCGACCAGCTCGCTGGCCTGGCCGCGCAAGCCTCGGGTTGGCACGCGGAATCGCGTATCTGACAGCTAGCCCGAGCGTGGGAAACGGGGCCCGGCCGGGTGGCTGGGCCCCGTGTAACCAATCGTCGTCAAGCAGGAAAAGCTTAAGCGACCTCGTAGTTCGCGCACTGCGCGTCCCCGGTGACCTCGATGGACTCGTTGGTGCACATCAGGTCGGTGTTGTGGGTGCACTCGAGGCGGTGGCAGGCACCCACCTGGCCCTCGGCGGGGCGGGAACTGCGAGCGTCGATGGTAGTGAACGTGCCGCACGCAGCGGTGTCGGTGCCTGCAACGGTGATAGCCAACGCGGTGCAACCACCCTCGTTGAATGCGCAAGCAGTGGTGGAGCAGGAAGCGATCTTGGTAGCGGTAGCCATGGTGGACTCCTTAAAAGCAGAAGGTGAATCTGGTGAACAGGGGTACTTCCGCGTATCTGACAAGGCCCACACTAACCACGCAAAAATTCCCGCGCAAGCAAGGGAAACCTACGCTGACCTGCGGAAATAACGGCACATTAGTGTTGCGAAATTCGCTACTACACTCGGGCCCATGCCATCGCCTGTGCCCCAGTATCTCCAAGACATCCTCGATACCGTCCGCGACCAGGACGGGGGAGAGACCGCCGACTACATCGAGAAGCTGAAGAACGCGGACCCGGACAAGCTGGGCCTGGCGCTCTGCACCACCGACGGCCACGTCTACGCGGTGGGCGATACCGACTACGAATTCTCAATCCAGTCCATCTCCAAACCCTTTGTCTACGCCTTGGCGCTGGACATCTACGGCGCGGAGGAAGTGCACAAGTACGTGGGCGTGGAGCCTTCGGGCGAGGCGTTCAACGAGCTTTCCCTGGACAGCCAGGGCCGCCCGGTGAATCCGTTGATCAACGCGGGCGCGATCACGGTCAACCAGCTCATCGGCGGCCCCAACATTCCCATCGAGGACAGGGTTGAAAAGATCCGGGACTACCTCTCGCGCCTTGCGGGGCGGGAGCTGCGTATCGACGATGAAATTTTCCAGTCCGAAATGGACGGAGCCGACCGCAACATGGCTATTGCCCACCTGCTGCGTGAGGCCGGCAAGGTGACCGATTCCGCCCACCAGGCCGTGACCACCTACATCAAGCAGTGTTCCGTGCTGGTGACGGTGAAGGATCTCGCCGTCATGGCGGCGACGCTGGCAAACGGCGGTACCCAGCCGATTACGGGCGAGAAGATCCTCACCGCAGAAGCCTGCCGCGTGACCCAGGCGGTGATGGTCTCCGCGGGCATGTACGACGCATCGGGCCGCTGGATGGTCAACGTGGGCATCCCCGCGAAGTCCGGCGTAGCCGGCGGCCTGATTGGCACCATCCCCAGCCAGATGGGCGTGGCTAGCCTGAGCCCGCGGCTGGATAAGCAGGGCAACTCCGTGCGCGGCGTGAAGGTGTTCAAGGAGCTGTCCAGCGGGCTGGGCCTGAACCTGATGTCCTCGGACTACTACATCGCGCCGGGCATTCGACGCGTGAAGCACAAGGGCAACACCACCGTGGTGGAGCTGCAGGGGCGCATCAACTTCATTTCCGCGGAGAAGATTCTGCACGAGCTGGTGGAGCGGAACTTGGTCAAGGGCGACCTGGTGCTGGACGTGTCTGGCGTGACCTCCTTCAACAAATCTGGCCGCAAGCTGATCAAGGATGGGCTGCTGCACTTCCGCGAGCAGGGCACCCATGTGGCGATCTACGACCCGGAGGGCGCGCTGCCGGACTACGAATTCTCGGACGGCTCCACGGCAGAGTCGGTGAAAGACCTCGAGGTGTCCTTCACCGTGCCGGCCGCCCGCCAGCGGGTGTTCGACGCCATCACCAAACCGCGCCAGTGGTGGGAGGACCGCGTGGAGGGCGAGGCAGACGAAGAAGGTGCCGGCTTCACGGTGGAAAGCGACGACCAGAAGGTGGCGCTCACCGTCCGCGAGGCGGACGACGGCAAGCGCGTGGTGTGGCACGTTGAGCCGACCGGCGACGAGAAATCGGACCGGGACTGGGACGACACCTCCCTTATCTTCGACATCGAGGAAGACGCGGAGGGCGAAACCACAATCAACTTCACCCACCGGGGCCTCTTGCCGCACGACGAAGCCTACGAGGAGGCCGAGCAGACCTGGCGCGACCGCCTGCGCGAGCGCTTGGAGCCGTTGATCAAGCGGGACGAGGGCGAAGCCGAGGGGCCGGCGGTGGCCGCCCCGCCGGAGGCGACGGAAAATTCGTAGTGAGGCGGCCGTAATCCCGTTGGCGATGTGGGGCACGTAGGGGCGTGTAGCGTCGGAGGCGTGAGTAAGGAGACGATTGCCAACACCATCTGGTGGCACGTGTACCCGCTGGGCGCCACTGGCGCGCCGATCAGGGACCGCGGCGAAGTAGATGCCGGCCACCGTCTGCGCGACCTTGAACCGTGGTTGGATTACCTGATTGAGCTGGGCTGCAACGGCCTGCTGCTCGCCCCAATCTTTGAATCGGTGGGCCACGGGTACGACACGATTGACCACTACCGCATCGACTCCCGCCTGGGGGACGACGCGGACTTTGACCACCTCGTTGCCGAGTGCCACGCCCGCGGCATCAACGTGATGCTGGACGGCGTGTTCAACCACGTCGCCCGCACCCACGAGTGGGTTGAGCAGGGCCTTGCCGGCGACACGGATTGGGAGGGCCACGGCGAGCTGGCCACCCTGCACCACGCGGACGAGCGGGTGCGCGACGCGGTGGTGGACATCATGAAGCACTGGCTGCGCCGCAGTATCGCCGGCTGGCGCCTGGATGTCGCCTATTCCGTCCCGCCCGAGTTCTGGCGCGACGTGCTGGCCCGCGTTCGCGAAGAATTCCCGGACGCAATGTTCCTGGGCGAAGTCATCCACGGCGATTACGCCGAGATCGCCGAGGCCGGCACGCTGGATTCCGTCACACAGTACGAGCTGTGGAAGGGCATTTGGAGCTCGCTTCACGACGAAAACTTTTGGGAGCTCGCCCACGCCCTCGAACGCCACCAAGCGATGGCGGCGCGGATGCTGCCGAACACGTTCATTGGCAACCACGACGTGGACCGCATTGCCAGCAAGGTTGGCCAGGACAAGGCGATCCTGGCACTGGCCATCCTGATGGTCCTCCCCGGCATGCCCAGCATCTACTACGGCGATGAGCAGGGCTTTCAGGGCCTGCGCGGCGAGGGCTTCGGGGCAGACGATTCCGTGCGCCCCCAGCTCCCCGCAACGCCGGCCGAGCTGTCGCCGCTTGGCGAGTGGATCTTCCGCGAGCACCAGGCGCTGATTGGCCTGCGCCGCCGCTACCCGTGGCTCACCCACGCGGAGGTGGAGGTGCTGGACAAGACCAACCCGACGATCAGCCTGCGCGCCCGTGCGGCTGGCGGCGCAGACGGCGCGGGGGGCCAGGGCGGCCAGAGTGATGCTGACGGCCAGGGCGGCGCGGGCGAGCTGCAGCTGGACGCGTGGCTGGACCCCGCGCCGGGCGTGCGCATCCGCGCGGGCGGGGAGACGCTCTACGAACGCTCCTAGGCGCCCACGAAGCGCCGCACCAGGCTCACGTAGGCCTGCGCGGTGAGCTCCACGTCCGCGACCTCCACGTATTCGTCATGGCTGTGGAGGGTGTCTAGCACCCTGCCGAGCGTCTGGTGGCGCTGGTGCAGGGCGAAGCCGTAGCCCACTCCGCCCTTGCGTCGGCCGAAACGCAGGTCGGACCCGCCGGCGGCGATCGTCGGCACCACGGGTACGCCGGGGAAGAACTCCCCGAAGGTGGCCAGAATCGCCTCATACAGCGGGCCGGAGGTGGGGGAGACCGTGGCGTCCTCGGTAATCAGGTGGGTGATCTCCACCTCTTCCGCTAGGTCGCCCAGCGCGTCAACCAACAGCGCGTCGATGTCGTCCTGGGTCTGGCCGGGCAGCGGGCGGATGTCCAGCTCCAACCAGGCAACGGACGGCAGCACGTTAATCGCCCCGCCCGCGCGCAGCACCGTCGGCGCAATGGTGAGGTGGCTCATCGCGTGGGAGTAGCGCTGGAGTTCGCCGAGGGCGGTGTAGCTGTGACCGTCGAGAAGCGCCTGCTCCGTAGCAGGATCGAAGCGGAAGGCGCGCACGTAGCCCGGCCACGGCTCATCGCGCGTGACCTCGGGCTCGATGGCGGCAACGCGGCGCGCCACCTCCGCGATCTTCGCCACCGCCAGGTCGCGCCCGTGCGGGGCGGAGCCGTGACCGGCATCCCCATGGATGGTCAGGCGGCGCTGACCTGCGCCTTTCTCCCCGATCACGACCACCAGCGCGTCCGACCCATCCGCCACGGGCAGGTGCGACCCGCCCTCCTCGGACAGGCAGTTGCGCCAAGAAAACGCGTCCGGCTCGTGCTCTGCCAGCCAGCCGGCACCCAAGCCCCCGCGCGCCTCCTCATCCGCGCACCCCACAAAGGTCACGGTCCCTTTCGGACGGGGCCCATGCTTGGCGACGTCCCTCACAGCCGCCGCCATCGCCGCCGTGATGTACAGCATGTCGGTGGCGCCGCGGCCGTAAATCTTGCCGTCGATCTCTTCGGCCCCGAACGGATCCTGGGTCCACTTGGCCTCATCCACCGGCACCACGTCGGTGTGGCCGAGGAGGGTGAGCGGCTCCGCGTCCGGATCGGTGCCGTCGATGGTGAAGGCGATGGAGACGCGGCCCGGGTGCGGTTCGAAGCGCTGCACGCGCACGGTGCTGGGGGCGGTGGTGCCGTTTGGGTCGGTGACATCGCTGAAGAAGCGCTCCAACGTTGCCGCGTTGCGCACTTCCTGGCCGGAATCCGGTGTCAGATCATTCACGCACGCGTTGCGGATGAGGTCCTTGAGCAGGGCGATTGCTGCTGCGGTGGGGTCGGCTGGGTACATGGAAGCAGATAGTAGCGCCGATCACATCCGGGCGATCTGGGTGTATGGCAAAATGCTGCTATCTCATTGACACAAAGGACGGTACCCATGGCTCGACGCGAGGCCAGCACTGATCCGCGGGCGGTTCGCACCCGCCAGGCGCTGCTCAACGCTACGGTGACGCTGCTGGACTCCACACCCGCGCATGAGCTTTCTGTGACCAGCATCGTGCGGGAAGCCGGGGTGAGCCGCCAGGTGTTCTACGAGCACTTTGCGGACCGTGACGCGGTGCTGCTGGCAGCCGGGCTGGCAGTCATTGAACCGGCGTACCGGGAGTTTGTGGAGACGTTCAGCCCGAACACGGATTACCCGCAGCAGGTGGCGCGGCTATTCGAGGGCTTGGGGGAGCAGGACAACGCTGTCCGCTCGCTGATGAACTCCGCAGCGCGCGGCGAACTGAACAACCACGTGGTGGAGATTCTCTACGGCCCGGTACGCGAGCAGCTTGTGCAGCACCTTGAGGCTGCGGATGTGCAGGCCACTGATTCCATGGTGGATGACACGGCGTACTTCCTCGCTGCCGGCACCCAGGCGGTGTTTGCCCGCGGGTTCGCCGAGCGGGTTCCGGCGGAAGAGCTGGGGCAGCGGATTGAGGACGTGCGACGCACCCTGGGCGCGTACTCGATGGGGCAGGGCCTGTAGGTTCTGGGGCCGGCAGGCTCTGGCCGGCAGGCTCTGGCCGGCAGGCCGCTAGGTCTCGTTGAAGGAGGCCAGTACTTTTGCCAGCGCATCAAGCGCGTCGGTGGTGGCTTGGAAGGAGCCGTCCTTGCTCACGGCGCCGATGGCAATCCCATAGGTCACCCCGCCGAGCTTGCCAAACCCCATCTGGCGCGACTGCCAGGACCCATCCGCGTCCACGTCGCCCCACCCGCCCTTGAAGGGGATGCCGAGGTTGCCCAAACCCCAGGTCTGCTCCTTGTCAATGTGGCGCATGTGGCCGATGATCACGTTGTCCTCCAGATCATCACGCTGCGATAGCTCCCACGCGTAGCGCGCCTGCGTGGCAAACGGCCACGGCGTGCGGCCCCACGCCACGTCCACGCGGGAGCCGATCTCCCTGCGCACCAGCATCTCCGCCCCGCCCGGCTCCTGCAGGCACGCCCACAGGAGGTCGGTTGCGTCATTGTCCGAGATCTCGATCGCGGCACTGATCAGGTCTTCTAAGTAGTCCTCGTTGTAGTCGCAGTGGCGCAGCGCGGCGAAAGAGATCGGGATCTTGATGGTGGACCAAGCCGGGAGGGAGGCGATGGACCCGCGGGTGAGG
Above is a genomic segment from Corynebacterium sp. CNCTC7651 containing:
- a CDS encoding alpha-amylase family protein, which produces MSKETIANTIWWHVYPLGATGAPIRDRGEVDAGHRLRDLEPWLDYLIELGCNGLLLAPIFESVGHGYDTIDHYRIDSRLGDDADFDHLVAECHARGINVMLDGVFNHVARTHEWVEQGLAGDTDWEGHGELATLHHADERVRDAVVDIMKHWLRRSIAGWRLDVAYSVPPEFWRDVLARVREEFPDAMFLGEVIHGDYAEIAEAGTLDSVTQYELWKGIWSSLHDENFWELAHALERHQAMAARMLPNTFIGNHDVDRIASKVGQDKAILALAILMVLPGMPSIYYGDEQGFQGLRGEGFGADDSVRPQLPATPAELSPLGEWIFREHQALIGLRRRYPWLTHAEVEVLDKTNPTISLRARAAGGADGAGGQGGQSDADGQGGAGELQLDAWLDPAPGVRIRAGGETLYERS
- a CDS encoding TetR/AcrR family transcriptional regulator, with amino-acid sequence MARREASTDPRAVRTRQALLNATVTLLDSTPAHELSVTSIVREAGVSRQVFYEHFADRDAVLLAAGLAVIEPAYREFVETFSPNTDYPQQVARLFEGLGEQDNAVRSLMNSAARGELNNHVVEILYGPVREQLVQHLEAADVQATDSMVDDTAYFLAAGTQAVFARGFAERVPAEELGQRIEDVRRTLGAYSMGQGL
- a CDS encoding DUF1540 domain-containing protein, which produces MATATKIASCSTTACAFNEGGCTALAITVAGTDTAACGTFTTIDARSSRPAEGQVGACHRLECTHNTDLMCTNESIEVTGDAQCANYEVA
- a CDS encoding M20/M25/M40 family metallo-hydrolase, which codes for MYPADPTAAAIALLKDLIRNACVNDLTPDSGQEVRNAATLERFFSDVTDPNGTTAPSTVRVQRFEPHPGRVSIAFTIDGTDPDAEPLTLLGHTDVVPVDEAKWTQDPFGAEEIDGKIYGRGATDMLYITAAMAAAVRDVAKHGPRPKGTVTFVGCADEEARGGLGAGWLAEHEPDAFSWRNCLSEEGGSHLPVADGSDALVVVIGEKGAGQRRLTIHGDAGHGSAPHGRDLAVAKIAEVARRVAAIEPEVTRDEPWPGYVRAFRFDPATEQALLDGHSYTALGELQRYSHAMSHLTIAPTVLRAGGAINVLPSVAWLELDIRPLPGQTQDDIDALLVDALGDLAEEVEITHLITEDATVSPTSGPLYEAILATFGEFFPGVPVVPTIAAGGSDLRFGRRKGGVGYGFALHQRHQTLGRVLDTLHSHDEYVEVADVELTAQAYVSLVRRFVGA
- a CDS encoding glutaminase; translated protein: MPSPVPQYLQDILDTVRDQDGGETADYIEKLKNADPDKLGLALCTTDGHVYAVGDTDYEFSIQSISKPFVYALALDIYGAEEVHKYVGVEPSGEAFNELSLDSQGRPVNPLINAGAITVNQLIGGPNIPIEDRVEKIRDYLSRLAGRELRIDDEIFQSEMDGADRNMAIAHLLREAGKVTDSAHQAVTTYIKQCSVLVTVKDLAVMAATLANGGTQPITGEKILTAEACRVTQAVMVSAGMYDASGRWMVNVGIPAKSGVAGGLIGTIPSQMGVASLSPRLDKQGNSVRGVKVFKELSSGLGLNLMSSDYYIAPGIRRVKHKGNTTVVELQGRINFISAEKILHELVERNLVKGDLVLDVSGVTSFNKSGRKLIKDGLLHFREQGTHVAIYDPEGALPDYEFSDGSTAESVKDLEVSFTVPAARQRVFDAITKPRQWWEDRVEGEADEEGAGFTVESDDQKVALTVREADDGKRVVWHVEPTGDEKSDRDWDDTSLIFDIEEDAEGETTINFTHRGLLPHDEAYEEAEQTWRDRLRERLEPLIKRDEGEAEGPAVAAPPEATENS